A single window of Archangium gephyra DNA harbors:
- a CDS encoding FKBP-type peptidyl-prolyl cis-trans isomerase: protein MKRLLPLLSACLLLALSACDESTPESGDPAKVTYAPALGVDLAAMNRSESGLYTQDLTVGTGGTEVVIGRYLEVHYTGWLPNGTQFDTSRDTNQPFAFRFGYDRVIAGWEEGLLGMRAGGKRRLVIPSGLGYGASGSPPAIPPHSVLIFDVELLYAR, encoded by the coding sequence ATGAAACGACTCCTCCCGCTCCTGTCCGCCTGTCTGCTGCTCGCCCTCTCCGCCTGTGACGAAAGCACCCCGGAGTCGGGAGATCCGGCCAAGGTGACCTACGCCCCCGCGCTGGGCGTGGACCTCGCCGCCATGAACCGCAGCGAGTCCGGCCTCTACACGCAGGACCTGACGGTGGGCACCGGCGGCACCGAGGTCGTCATCGGCCGCTACCTCGAGGTGCACTACACCGGCTGGCTCCCCAACGGCACCCAGTTCGACACCAGCCGCGACACCAACCAGCCCTTCGCCTTCCGCTTCGGCTACGACCGCGTCATCGCGGGCTGGGAGGAGGGCCTGCTCGGCATGAGGGCCGGTGGCAAGCGCCGGCTCGTCATCCCGTCCGGCCTCGGCTACGGCGCCAGCGGCAGCCCCCCCGCAATCCCTCCCCACTCGGTGCTCATCTTCGACGTGGAGCTGCTCTACGCCCGCTGA
- a CDS encoding DUF2378 family protein, whose amino-acid sequence MQGLEGSRELGVGRPAAARRRLVFEHTVEGLFRFSLRSRLSSQAWNGLKAVGIDLSKPLLPAYSDETWKRALELTVVDLYPLVPREEGWRRLGQEVVNGMVHTVMGRAMVGVARLLGPLRSLRRLNNTLRSADNYVESRLTELSPTACEVWINEVMGQPTYYQGILEACIALAGGQRARVRVVAREGTGARLHVEWEE is encoded by the coding sequence ATGCAGGGGCTCGAGGGGTCGCGGGAGCTGGGGGTCGGACGTCCGGCGGCGGCGCGGCGGCGGTTGGTGTTCGAGCACACGGTCGAAGGGCTCTTCCGCTTCTCGCTGCGCTCGCGCCTGTCCTCGCAGGCGTGGAACGGCCTGAAGGCGGTGGGCATCGATCTGTCCAAGCCGCTGCTGCCGGCCTACTCGGACGAGACGTGGAAGCGGGCGCTGGAGCTCACCGTGGTGGACCTCTACCCGCTGGTGCCGCGCGAGGAGGGGTGGCGGCGGCTGGGGCAGGAGGTGGTCAACGGCATGGTGCACACGGTGATGGGGCGCGCCATGGTGGGGGTGGCCCGGCTGCTGGGGCCGCTGCGCTCGCTGCGCCGGTTGAACAACACCCTGCGCAGCGCGGACAACTACGTGGAGTCGCGCCTCACGGAGCTCTCGCCCACCGCGTGCGAGGTGTGGATCAACGAGGTGATGGGCCAGCCCACCTACTACCAGGGGATTCTGGAGGCGTGCATCGCGCTGGCGGGGGGCCAGCGGGCGCGGGTGCGGGTGGTGGCGCGCGAGGGGACGGGCGCGCGGCTTCACGTGGAGTGGGAGGAGTAG
- a CDS encoding 2OG-Fe(II) oxygenase: MTDFIEVHDGVLPPRLCQDILQLFEKSPHVQRGRTGGGVDLTKKDSFDLNLNQHADYQPVLRQLLDAAFPPLKSYLRKYLYSLIGAVSLSTKHPKTGQVTTLTRENFAELGDPVFDQLVGFLYRYGDLTVQKYLKGSGGYPHWHSEVYPKDASCEPLHRVLAFQFYLNDVGQGGETEFFYQEKKVQSKAGRMLIFPAGFTHTHRGNVPESNDKYIITSWVLFHRAETLYGGAPRK, from the coding sequence ATGACCGACTTCATCGAGGTCCACGACGGAGTCCTGCCGCCCCGGCTGTGCCAGGACATCCTCCAGCTTTTCGAGAAGAGCCCCCACGTGCAGCGCGGCCGCACCGGGGGCGGCGTCGACCTGACCAAGAAGGACAGCTTCGACCTCAACCTCAACCAGCACGCGGACTACCAGCCCGTGCTGCGCCAGCTGCTGGACGCGGCCTTCCCCCCGCTCAAGAGCTACCTGCGCAAGTACCTCTACAGCCTCATCGGCGCCGTCTCGCTGTCCACGAAGCACCCCAAGACGGGCCAGGTGACGACGCTCACGCGGGAGAACTTCGCCGAGCTGGGAGACCCCGTCTTCGACCAGCTCGTCGGCTTCCTCTACCGCTACGGCGACCTCACCGTGCAGAAGTACCTCAAGGGCTCCGGCGGCTATCCGCACTGGCACTCGGAGGTGTACCCCAAGGACGCCAGCTGCGAGCCGCTGCACCGCGTGCTCGCCTTCCAGTTCTACCTCAACGACGTGGGCCAGGGCGGCGAGACCGAGTTCTTCTACCAGGAGAAGAAGGTCCAATCGAAGGCGGGCCGCATGCTCATCTTCCCCGCGGGCTTCACCCACACCCACCGGGGCAACGTGCCCGAGTCCAACGACAAATACATCATCACCTCGTGGGTGCTCTTCCACCGCGCCGAGACGCTCTACGGCGGCGCGCCCCGCAAGTGA
- a CDS encoding threonine ammonia-lyase, with product MLTPDSELELLPSHVLAARRGIAPYLRHTPLEPNASLSKLAGSSVLLKLENLQVTGSFKPRGSLHKVLSVRASRPDAEFIAPTAGGHGIGLAYAAATLGARAHIYLPRSADPDKLRMIQEYGARLEYFDSVPLAREAALRVAAEQGYTFLSAYNDRHMMEGGGTVALELLEDCPHVETVLVGVGGGGLLAGMSVVLKAANPRIRLIGVQPETSAVLAHWHREGQPVDVQDVRPSIAEGIGAQVEKELRPWPYLKRNVDEFVLVTDDELREAMRWCVTDTKYILEPSAAAGLAALRKLLPRALGTTVVLLTGRNVSWRRFEELVR from the coding sequence ATGCTCACGCCCGACTCCGAGCTGGAACTCCTCCCCTCGCACGTCCTCGCCGCGCGCCGCGGCATTGCTCCATATCTCCGTCACACTCCCCTCGAGCCCAACGCCTCCCTCTCGAAGCTCGCCGGCTCCTCCGTGCTGCTCAAGCTCGAGAACCTCCAGGTCACCGGCAGCTTCAAGCCCCGTGGTTCACTCCACAAGGTGCTCTCCGTCCGCGCCTCGCGCCCCGATGCCGAGTTCATCGCGCCCACCGCCGGTGGGCATGGCATCGGGCTCGCCTACGCCGCCGCCACCCTCGGCGCCAGGGCCCATATCTACCTGCCGCGCTCGGCGGACCCCGACAAGCTGCGCATGATCCAGGAGTACGGCGCCCGCCTCGAGTACTTCGACAGCGTTCCCCTCGCCCGCGAGGCCGCGCTCCGCGTCGCCGCCGAGCAGGGCTATACCTTCCTCTCCGCCTACAACGACCGGCACATGATGGAGGGCGGTGGCACCGTCGCCCTCGAGCTCCTCGAGGACTGCCCCCACGTGGAGACCGTCCTCGTCGGCGTGGGCGGCGGCGGGCTGCTCGCCGGCATGAGCGTCGTGCTCAAGGCCGCCAACCCCCGCATCCGGCTCATCGGCGTCCAGCCGGAGACGTCCGCCGTCCTCGCCCACTGGCATCGCGAGGGCCAACCCGTCGACGTCCAAGACGTGCGCCCCTCCATCGCCGAGGGCATCGGTGCCCAGGTGGAGAAGGAGCTCCGCCCCTGGCCCTACCTCAAGCGCAACGTGGATGAGTTCGTGCTCGTCACCGACGACGAGCTGCGCGAGGCCATGCGCTGGTGCGTCACGGATACCAAATACATCCTTGAGCCCTCCGCCGCCGCGGGACTCGCCGCCCTGCGCAAGCTGCTGCCTCGGGCGCTTGGGACCACCGTGGTCCTGCTCACCGGCCGCAACGTCTCCTGGCGCCGCTTCGAGGAGCTGGTGCGCTGA
- a CDS encoding sterol desaturase family protein, whose product MEGSITSLDSILEMYQEERFFLIAICSTLLSIAAFLAFALPWTWVAYKNPESLKKYRVQGRDIPVKRWFAPSLQRFAINSLVSFLGVLVAWPVLRRSGIHAGELPAWYVMVGQIAFFIVLDDLLYYWMHRAMHTRWLYKHVHSVHHRITTPYALTGNYMHAFEFMMTSTLVLVGPSLVGAHVVTLWAWIVFRQLEAADGHSGYDVPWNPALLIPFYKGPAYHDFHHRRFFGNYAGFFAYLDKVFGGTWSKGYEEYRRAQQQRPEPQPQPEP is encoded by the coding sequence ATGGAAGGCTCCATCACGAGTCTCGACAGTATCCTGGAGATGTACCAGGAGGAGCGGTTCTTCCTCATCGCCATCTGTTCCACGCTGTTGAGCATCGCGGCGTTCCTGGCGTTCGCGCTGCCGTGGACGTGGGTGGCGTACAAGAACCCGGAGTCGTTGAAGAAGTACCGGGTGCAGGGGCGGGACATTCCGGTGAAGCGGTGGTTCGCGCCGTCGCTGCAGCGCTTCGCCATCAACAGCCTGGTGTCGTTCCTGGGGGTGCTGGTGGCGTGGCCGGTGTTGCGCCGGTCGGGCATCCACGCGGGGGAGTTGCCGGCCTGGTACGTGATGGTGGGGCAGATCGCCTTCTTCATCGTGCTGGACGACCTGCTCTACTACTGGATGCACCGGGCGATGCACACGCGCTGGCTCTACAAGCACGTGCACTCGGTGCACCACCGCATCACGACGCCGTATGCGCTCACGGGCAATTACATGCACGCGTTCGAGTTCATGATGACCTCGACGCTGGTGCTGGTGGGGCCCTCGCTGGTGGGGGCGCACGTGGTGACGCTGTGGGCGTGGATTGTGTTCCGGCAGCTGGAGGCGGCGGACGGGCACTCGGGGTACGACGTGCCGTGGAACCCGGCGCTGCTGATTCCTTTCTATAAAGGGCCGGCGTACCACGACTTCCACCACCGGAGGTTCTTCGGCAACTACGCGGGCTTCTTCGCGTACCTGGACAAGGTATTCGGGGGCACGTGGTCCAAGGGGTACGAGGAGTACCGGCGAGCACAGCAGCAGCGGCCGGAGCCCCAGCCGCAGCCGGAGCCGTAG
- a CDS encoding ubiquitin carboxyl-terminal hydrolase 14 codes for METSGCQHLDSLRDVRPRTPAGCEDCLRIGGRWVHLRLCMECGHVGCCDSSPNRHATKHYHATSHPVVRSLEPGEDWGWCYEDEVMIDGEELPPLSPPGQGIPAPSI; via the coding sequence ATGGAAACCTCCGGCTGCCAACACCTCGACTCCCTCCGAGACGTCCGCCCGCGCACCCCGGCCGGGTGCGAGGACTGCCTGCGCATCGGCGGCCGCTGGGTGCACCTGCGCCTGTGCATGGAGTGCGGCCACGTGGGCTGCTGCGACTCCTCGCCCAACCGCCATGCGACGAAGCACTACCACGCCACCTCGCACCCCGTGGTGCGCTCCCTCGAGCCCGGCGAGGACTGGGGCTGGTGCTACGAGGACGAGGTGATGATCGACGGGGAGGAGCTGCCTCCGCTCTCCCCGCCCGGCCAGGGCATTCCCGCTCCGTCCATCTGA
- a CDS encoding GrpB family protein, which produces MFETVSRIIGPYVREPVACRPHDPRSAEVARRVGEAVHHHLPETTVEHIGSTSVPGCEGKGVVDLMIPVTPEQLEPVKALLDALGFQKQVAPAGHEPWPESRPMRVGSLEHEGTRYNLHVHVIPAGSPEIEMQRRFRDRLREDPAHLEAYVARKREILAQGITNSGDYSEAKGPVIEVILKGSG; this is translated from the coding sequence ATGTTCGAGACCGTGAGCCGCATCATCGGACCCTACGTGCGCGAACCTGTCGCCTGTCGTCCGCATGACCCGCGCTCGGCGGAGGTCGCGCGGCGCGTGGGCGAGGCCGTGCACCACCACCTGCCCGAGACCACGGTGGAGCACATCGGCAGCACGTCGGTGCCGGGCTGCGAGGGCAAGGGCGTGGTGGACCTGATGATTCCCGTGACGCCCGAGCAACTGGAGCCGGTCAAGGCCCTCCTGGACGCGCTCGGCTTCCAGAAGCAGGTGGCGCCCGCGGGCCACGAGCCCTGGCCCGAGTCCAGGCCGATGCGCGTGGGCAGCCTGGAGCACGAGGGCACCCGCTACAACCTTCACGTACACGTTATTCCGGCGGGCTCGCCGGAGATAGAGATGCAGCGCCGCTTCCGCGACCGGCTGCGGGAAGACCCCGCCCACCTGGAGGCCTACGTGGCGCGAAAGCGCGAAATCCTCGCCCAGGGCATCACCAACAGCGGGGACTACTCGGAGGCGAAGGGCCCGGTCATCGAAGTCATCCTGAAGGGCTCCGGGTAG
- a CDS encoding VOC family protein — MRIEHVALWAKDIERLRSFYETYFQASAGPRYVNERKQFTSYFLSFASGARLELMTVPHLVAANGDASAPPTGYAHLALSVGSQEAVDALAERFRRDGHPVLDGPRRTGDGYYECVVLDPEGNRLEITV; from the coding sequence ATGCGCATCGAGCATGTGGCCCTCTGGGCGAAGGACATCGAGCGGCTCCGCTCCTTCTATGAGACGTACTTCCAGGCGAGCGCGGGGCCGCGGTACGTCAACGAGCGCAAACAGTTCACCTCGTACTTCCTCAGCTTCGCCTCGGGGGCGCGGCTGGAGCTCATGACGGTGCCGCACCTGGTGGCCGCGAACGGCGACGCCAGCGCACCCCCCACCGGCTACGCGCACCTGGCGCTCTCGGTGGGCTCCCAGGAAGCGGTGGATGCCCTGGCGGAGCGCTTCCGGCGCGACGGCCACCCGGTCCTCGACGGCCCCCGGCGCACGGGCGATGGCTACTACGAGTGCGTGGTGCTGGACCCCGAGGGCAACCGCCTCGAAATCACCGTCTGA
- a CDS encoding DUSAM domain-containing protein, which yields MSDRQIDWDSIRALAKRVLEQGKPLELTDETRALLLRSAREVAIGDEDAEYALCSLSTATTLLQEVLVTPNIHYEKREIIGERLELQKGPFYWLGPDLTLRDCTVIFSAARRALSLVSGEFINCTIQAKGQLKGLPWATMKVKGCRFKGRFTGNEFGFREDGNAREKAGGIEDCDFSEAQLHGCGFFNCDMNTIRLPRWPCFTFLDPLRHAAQLRQHAWPGRFGRVTVEVVCESSGGTVGVTWHAPTVVDKMDTTVEELRAALSTAPGIFM from the coding sequence ATGTCCGACAGGCAGATTGATTGGGACTCCATTCGGGCACTGGCAAAACGAGTCCTGGAGCAAGGCAAGCCCCTGGAGCTCACCGATGAAACGCGCGCCCTTCTGCTGCGAAGCGCCCGCGAGGTGGCTATCGGCGACGAGGATGCGGAGTACGCCCTGTGCAGCTTGTCCACCGCTACGACGCTGCTACAGGAGGTTCTTGTGACTCCCAACATCCACTACGAGAAGCGAGAGATCATCGGCGAGCGGCTGGAGCTGCAAAAAGGCCCGTTCTACTGGCTCGGCCCCGACCTGACGCTGCGCGACTGCACCGTCATTTTCAGTGCGGCGCGGCGCGCACTGAGCTTGGTTTCAGGGGAGTTCATCAACTGCACCATTCAGGCGAAGGGCCAGTTGAAGGGCCTGCCGTGGGCGACAATGAAGGTGAAGGGGTGCCGCTTCAAGGGTCGCTTCACGGGCAACGAGTTCGGATTCCGCGAGGACGGGAATGCCAGGGAGAAGGCTGGTGGAATCGAGGACTGCGACTTCTCCGAGGCTCAACTCCACGGGTGTGGCTTCTTCAATTGCGACATGAACACCATCCGCCTGCCGCGCTGGCCGTGCTTCACCTTCTTGGACCCACTCCGGCACGCGGCGCAGCTGCGCCAGCACGCTTGGCCCGGTCGGTTCGGACGGGTCACCGTCGAGGTGGTGTGCGAGTCCTCCGGGGGCACAGTCGGTGTCACGTGGCACGCGCCCACCGTCGTGGACAAGATGGACACGACAGTCGAGGAACTGCGCGCCGCCCTGTCGACGGCACCGGGGATCTTCATGTAG
- a CDS encoding phospholipase D-like domain-containing protein, producing the protein MKKTPWLMLLLALGLAGCPLPNHRLALRIRDTVPESPEGMSLAWYQTVGVELEPGNQVELVHNGHVFDRLVEEIRAARSSIHILLYIWRPGYPSDRIIQALRERHPGVACRVLVDPLGSIRFEDNVGPELVAAGCEVRVFRPLQGTISTLNLKRFQSRLHRKLVVRDGISGMTGGWGIWKSWIGEGRKPDEWRDANIWVRGPAARGIQLAFAQNWQEAGGGMLPAEAFPEPMPTPGEARAGFVTHTGAPVLTNAERMTLLAIASAKKRLWISNSYFIPTGAIQDMLIAKAKAGVDVRVLTPGRHHDIPPVHEGQRATYARLLENGVRIWEYEVSMMHSKSLLVDDRLSMVGSTNLDPLALSAEEGSLVVDDAGLAAQLAQDFEEDMQHSVEIRWDSWRRRGLFKRLSERVTVLFGKYL; encoded by the coding sequence GTGAAGAAGACGCCTTGGTTGATGCTGCTGCTCGCCCTGGGACTGGCGGGCTGTCCCCTGCCGAATCACCGCCTCGCCCTGCGCATCCGCGACACCGTGCCGGAGTCGCCGGAGGGCATGTCGCTCGCCTGGTACCAGACGGTGGGCGTGGAGCTGGAGCCGGGCAATCAGGTGGAGCTCGTCCACAACGGCCACGTCTTCGACCGGCTGGTGGAGGAGATTCGCGCGGCGCGCTCCAGCATCCACATCCTGCTCTACATCTGGCGGCCGGGGTACCCGTCGGACCGCATCATCCAGGCGCTGCGCGAGCGGCACCCGGGCGTGGCCTGCCGCGTGCTGGTGGATCCGTTGGGCAGCATCCGCTTCGAGGACAACGTGGGGCCGGAGCTGGTGGCGGCCGGGTGCGAGGTGCGCGTGTTCCGCCCGTTGCAGGGGACCATCTCCACGTTGAACCTGAAGCGCTTCCAGTCGCGGCTGCACCGCAAGCTGGTGGTGCGCGATGGCATCTCCGGGATGACGGGGGGCTGGGGCATCTGGAAGAGCTGGATTGGCGAGGGGCGCAAGCCGGACGAGTGGCGCGACGCGAACATCTGGGTGCGGGGCCCGGCGGCGCGAGGCATCCAGCTGGCGTTCGCGCAGAACTGGCAGGAGGCGGGGGGAGGGATGCTGCCGGCCGAGGCCTTCCCGGAGCCGATGCCCACGCCGGGCGAGGCGCGTGCGGGTTTCGTGACGCACACGGGAGCGCCGGTGCTCACCAATGCCGAGCGGATGACGCTGCTGGCGATCGCCTCGGCGAAGAAGCGGCTGTGGATCTCCAACTCGTACTTCATTCCCACGGGGGCCATCCAGGACATGCTCATCGCGAAGGCGAAGGCGGGGGTGGACGTGCGGGTGCTGACGCCGGGGAGGCACCACGACATCCCTCCGGTGCACGAGGGCCAGCGGGCCACGTACGCGCGGCTCCTGGAGAACGGGGTGCGCATCTGGGAGTACGAGGTGTCGATGATGCATTCCAAGTCGCTGCTGGTGGATGACCGGCTGTCGATGGTGGGCTCGACGAACCTGGATCCGCTGGCGTTGAGTGCCGAGGAGGGCTCGCTGGTGGTGGACGACGCGGGCCTGGCGGCGCAGCTGGCGCAGGACTTCGAGGAGGACATGCAGCACTCGGTGGAGATCCGCTGGGACTCATGGAGGCGGCGGGGCCTGTTCAAGCGGCTGTCGGAGCGGGTGACGGTGCTGTTCGGCAAGTACCTCTGA
- a CDS encoding ATP-binding protein, whose translation MSSMSTRVARAQGVRGLEPSGQGLARAGMTARLLAALDSFLSERLRQGSAEELGRSRVLVGANAVLLLCCLLFLLYVPRMAHPLFMGGVGVVSGAGFVASLLLLRRGRSSRLPGLLLCTMLTGGFLAAGLRTPDPHVGTHAICMLIPILSVYLLGPRPGFVFAAVGALGVGGVLPLWHGVHTGLWLRSEFAALFILGAWALSWLILAARDQANLAMVRALRSLRENQGKLTSLLENTEDIVCSVDADGRLIAANPALEEMYRELIGAELAPGDFLFPERAPERLRRRWQEASAQVLAGKRVRFEASPSRLKRPRVLDISLNPVFDVTGTRVVGMTVFGRDITDRKEAEARLHEMHRSLLDVSRQAGMAEMATGVLHNVGNALNSVNVSVNLLAERLHQSRLPGLKKAMDLMASHGADLAAFLTADGRGRQLPSYLQALASQLTGEREELLEEVHTLQKSVEHIKSVVSMQQEHARFSGVVERLELTALLDDALRLQSVSFERLGIQVKREYTEGMLVRVDRHKLLQILLNLLSNARHALVESGRADKQLIIRVERMVAERLRIAVQDNGVGIAPEDAPRLFTQGFTTKKDGHGFGLHISALAAAEMDAFLSCTSEGRGQGATFTIDLPISGEESRA comes from the coding sequence ATGTCGAGCATGTCCACCAGGGTCGCGCGAGCGCAGGGAGTCAGAGGGCTGGAGCCGTCGGGGCAGGGCCTCGCGCGCGCGGGAATGACGGCCCGGCTGCTGGCGGCGCTGGACAGCTTCCTCTCCGAGCGGTTGCGCCAGGGGTCCGCCGAGGAGCTGGGCCGCAGCCGGGTGCTGGTGGGTGCCAACGCGGTGCTGTTGCTGTGCTGCCTGCTCTTCCTGCTCTACGTGCCGCGGATGGCCCATCCCCTGTTCATGGGGGGGGTGGGGGTGGTGAGTGGGGCGGGCTTCGTGGCCTCGCTGCTGCTGCTGCGCCGGGGCAGGTCCTCGCGGCTTCCCGGGCTGCTGCTGTGCACGATGCTGACGGGGGGCTTCCTGGCCGCCGGGCTGCGCACGCCGGACCCTCACGTGGGCACGCATGCCATCTGCATGCTCATCCCCATCCTGTCCGTCTATCTGCTGGGGCCCCGGCCGGGCTTCGTCTTCGCGGCGGTGGGCGCGCTGGGTGTGGGCGGGGTGCTGCCGCTGTGGCACGGGGTGCACACGGGGCTGTGGCTGCGCTCCGAGTTCGCCGCCCTCTTCATCCTGGGGGCCTGGGCGCTGAGCTGGCTGATCCTCGCCGCGAGGGACCAGGCCAACCTGGCGATGGTGCGGGCGCTGCGCTCGTTGCGCGAGAACCAGGGCAAGCTGACGAGCCTGCTGGAGAACACCGAGGACATCGTGTGCTCGGTGGACGCGGACGGGCGGCTCATCGCGGCCAACCCGGCGCTGGAGGAGATGTACCGGGAGCTCATCGGCGCGGAGCTGGCGCCGGGGGACTTCCTCTTCCCGGAGCGTGCGCCGGAGCGGCTGCGCCGGCGCTGGCAGGAGGCCTCCGCGCAGGTGCTGGCGGGCAAGCGGGTGCGCTTCGAGGCCTCGCCCTCGCGGCTCAAGCGGCCGCGGGTGCTGGACATCTCGCTCAACCCGGTGTTCGACGTGACGGGCACGCGGGTGGTGGGGATGACGGTCTTCGGGCGCGACATCACGGACCGCAAGGAGGCCGAGGCCCGGCTGCACGAGATGCACCGCAGCCTGCTGGACGTGTCGCGCCAGGCGGGCATGGCGGAGATGGCCACCGGCGTGTTGCACAACGTGGGCAACGCGCTCAACAGCGTCAACGTGTCCGTCAACCTGCTGGCCGAGCGGCTTCACCAGTCGCGGCTGCCGGGCCTGAAGAAGGCCATGGACCTGATGGCCTCGCACGGGGCGGACCTGGCGGCCTTCCTCACGGCGGATGGCCGGGGCCGGCAGCTGCCCTCCTACCTGCAGGCGCTCGCGTCCCAGCTCACCGGCGAGCGTGAGGAGTTGCTGGAGGAGGTGCACACGTTGCAGAAGAGCGTGGAGCACATCAAGTCCGTGGTGAGCATGCAGCAGGAGCACGCGCGCTTCTCGGGCGTGGTGGAGCGGCTGGAGCTGACGGCGCTGCTGGATGATGCGCTGCGCCTGCAGTCCGTGTCCTTCGAGCGCCTGGGCATCCAGGTGAAGCGCGAGTACACCGAGGGGATGCTGGTGCGGGTGGACCGGCACAAGCTGTTGCAGATTCTCCTCAACCTGCTGAGCAACGCGCGGCACGCGCTGGTGGAGAGCGGGCGGGCGGACAAGCAGCTCATCATCCGCGTGGAGCGCATGGTGGCCGAGCGGCTGCGCATCGCGGTGCAGGACAATGGGGTGGGGATTGCTCCGGAGGACGCCCCCCGCCTCTTCACCCAGGGTTTCACCACCAAGAAGGACGGACACGGGTTCGGCCTTCACATCAGCGCACTGGCGGCGGCGGAGATGGACGCGTTCCTCTCCTGTACGAGCGAAGGCCGCGGCCAGGGTGCTACGTTCACCATAGATCTGCCCATCTCGGGCGAGGAGAGCAGGGCATGA
- a CDS encoding DUF2381 family protein → MRNFLPLRSTLLLTLLASMAVAKDQDPRVRNIHIRDTPKDEAEQVYVTGRVVTVLRLQQPCDPARTKMLGWEGRFEPIECVGNWVLLEPLQNLEPEDRFLLLVTLADGKELPFTVTSIGKKEWERPDQQVNVFLEPESRDALQAELKATRQREEELMESVYRHFREDTADHALAKILTTGAIQQTSFVERRKRIVKTDDGAELVVRIFAGKQKAAVVLTVTNRHPSKSWSLAEARLLTTRPGEDLRAPFLFGEAKPFALRTDRDEIAPGQSGTVAVVVDRSAFRTDDGFVNTLALEFYRQDGFLDTYVLLDRRLVRE, encoded by the coding sequence ATGCGGAACTTCTTACCTCTGCGGTCTACCCTTCTTCTCACCCTCCTTGCATCCATGGCCGTGGCCAAGGACCAGGATCCCCGGGTACGTAACATCCACATCCGGGACACTCCCAAGGACGAAGCGGAGCAGGTGTACGTCACCGGGCGAGTGGTCACCGTGCTCCGCTTGCAACAACCCTGTGACCCTGCACGGACGAAAATGCTGGGTTGGGAGGGCCGCTTCGAGCCTATCGAGTGCGTCGGGAACTGGGTTCTGCTTGAGCCGCTCCAAAACCTTGAGCCCGAGGATCGCTTCCTCCTGTTGGTGACACTCGCGGACGGGAAGGAACTCCCATTCACCGTGACGTCCATCGGGAAGAAGGAGTGGGAGCGGCCCGACCAGCAGGTGAACGTGTTCCTCGAGCCAGAAAGCCGGGATGCGCTCCAGGCCGAGCTCAAGGCAACCCGTCAGCGGGAGGAGGAGCTCATGGAAAGTGTCTACCGTCACTTTCGGGAGGACACGGCGGACCACGCGCTCGCCAAGATCCTCACCACGGGCGCCATCCAGCAAACCTCGTTCGTCGAGCGACGAAAGCGGATCGTCAAGACCGATGATGGAGCCGAACTGGTCGTCCGGATCTTCGCGGGCAAACAGAAGGCCGCGGTCGTGTTGACGGTGACCAACCGCCACCCGTCGAAATCTTGGAGCCTGGCAGAAGCCCGACTCCTGACTACGCGTCCAGGCGAGGACCTGCGCGCGCCCTTCCTGTTTGGTGAGGCCAAACCGTTCGCCTTGCGCACGGACCGGGACGAGATTGCTCCAGGCCAGTCAGGGACCGTCGCCGTCGTCGTGGACAGGAGTGCCTTCAGGACGGATGACGGGTTCGTCAACACTCTCGCCCTGGAGTTCTACCGCCAGGACGGGTTCCTGGACACCTACGTTCTGCTGGATCGCCGGCTTGTCCGCGAGTAG